The Crocosphaera sp. UHCC 0190 DNA segment TGCATTTTTTCGTTGGTTTAAATATTGTTTATGATAAAGCCATTTTCCTTGTTGCATAAAGCCCCAATCTTTTACTTTTGTCCCTCTAAAAAATAGACTCCAAGACCCTTGAGAAGTTTCAGGAATTTCGATACGATGTAAAGACTGAGGGGAACGAATACGAAAATGGCCGGGGCCACGCCAAAATTTTCCTTCTGGGGTAATTTCCCAATAACCCCCTTTTAAAATTAACGTTCCATACCACCAAGGATGATCATGTAAGTCATCAGGATCACTCAAACATATATAATGTAACATGACATTAAAGGGAAGATTTCGTGCTGTATCTTCTTCTAGAAGTTTATCCGGGAAAAGCAGATAATAACGCTCTAAATAAGGATTAATACCATCTCGGTCATAAATAATGCGTTTGCGTCCTAATTTTTCTAAAAGTTTTAATAACATTGTTCTTGATCCAGAAACCCTAAATTGATCATAACAAAAAAACTTTAACACAAAGTCAAGCCAAAGTAGGGGTCAACGGCTGTTGACCCCTACAACAAGATTTCAGCTTTTACCAATGTTAAACCCCTTCAAGATTTAACTCATTTTAATGGCAACAAAATTGTCCTTAAATTATCCTGTAGAGTATCAATAATCCCAGGAAGGATAAAACACTTATGGATATGTCCAATGCTAATACAGCCAAAAATCTTGAGGCAGCTTTTGGTGGGGAATCAATGGCAAACCGCAAATATCTTTTTTTTGCCGAAGTCACAAAACAGTTAGGAATGAAAGAATTATCAAAACTGTTTAAAGAAACCGCCAATCAAGAAACAGAACACGCGTTTGCTCATTTTCGTTTATTACATCCTGAATTGGTGATTGATGACCTTTCTAGCCTAACAGAAGAAGATAAAAAAGCCATTGCTTCTCGTTGTTTAGAATTAGCTATTGCAGCAGGAACTCCCTTTGAAGCCATTCCTGATGATTGGTATTGTCCCATTTGTGGCGCGTCTAAAAAGTTATTTATTCCCTATGAAGATG contains these protein-coding regions:
- a CDS encoding ferritin family protein — its product is MDMSNANTAKNLEAAFGGESMANRKYLFFAEVTKQLGMKELSKLFKETANQETEHAFAHFRLLHPELVIDDLSSLTEEDKKAIASRCLELAIAAGTPFEAIPDDWYCPICGASKKLFIPYEDAIAA